TTCCACGGTGGAAAGTTGGGTAAACACCACCTGCCCGCACTGCGGCGGCCCGGCCAAACGCGAAACCAACACCATGCCCCAATGGGCCGGCTCCTGCTGGTATTATCTGCGCTATATGGATCCGCACAACGACAAAGCGCTGGTAGACCCGGAAATTGAAAAAGCCTACGGCCCCGTGGACTGCTACATCGGCGGTGCGGAACACGCCGTGCTGCATTTATTGTACGCGCGCTTCTGGCACCATGTGCTGTTTGACTTGGGCGTCGTAAGCCACCCGGAACCGTTCCAAAAATTGCGCCACCAAGGCATGATTTTGGCGTTCTCGTACCGGGATAAAATGGGCGCCTACCACGGCTACGACGAAATTGATTTTAAAGACGGAAAAGCCTTCTTAAAAACCACCGGGGAGGAACTTTCCCCCATGGTGGAAAAAATGTCCAAATCCAAAAAGAACGTCATCAACCCCGATGAAATTCTTTCCCAGTACGGGGCGGATGCTTTCCGCATGTACGAAATGTTTATGGGCCCGTTTGAGGCCAGCAAACCTTGGGACATGAAAGGCATTGAAGGCATTTCCCGCTTTTTAAAGCGCACAGCCGCCTGGAGCGAAAGCGTAAAGCTTTTTGAAGGGCCGGATCCGAAAAAGAGCGAAATCCTGAAGAACAAAACCATCGCCAAAGTAAGCGAAGATATTGAAAATTTCCGTTTCAATACCGCCATTTCGGCACTGATGGTGTTGTTTAACGATATCAGCAAACTGCCGCAAGTAAGCCAAGACACGTTCCAAACGTTCTTAAAACTCTTACACCCGTTTGCCCCGCACTTAACCGAAGAAATCTGGCAGCAAAAAGGCTACGAAGGATTTGTGGTTAAATCCGCCTGGCCGAAGGTCAACCCGGATCTGCTGCAGGACGATTCCGTAGAAATCGGCGTGCAGGTAAACGGCAAAGTGCGCGACCGAATTTCCGTGCCGGCAAACGCTTCGCGCGAAGAAATGGAAAAGCTGGCCCGCGCCAGCGCCAAAGTACAGCGCAGCTTGGAAGGATTGGAAATTAAAAAAGTAATTGTCGTCCCCGGCCGCATGGTCAGCTTTGTGGCCGCCCCCCAAAAATAAAAAGCCCGCCCAAAGGCCGGCAAAAGGGAGTCTGTATGAAAAAATTCTTGTCTGTTTTATGTGCGGCCGCCGCGCTTGCGGCGTGCGCCAGCGAAGGGGCCGTGTACAAACCGCAGGCCCAAATTATGCCGCAGCACATCAAAAAAATCGCGGTGCGCCAAATCCTCAACAAGACGGAAGTCTTCGCCTTGGAAGACAAGTTCTATAACGAGCTTTACGACGAATTTTTGCGCGACGGTTCCTATCAAATCGTCTCCGAAAACAACGGCGCCGAAGGCGTGGTGGTAACCACCATTTCCCGCTATTTAAATGTGCCCATCCAGTACGACAGCCAACTCATTCCCACCGTGTACCGCATGGACATTTGGCTGGATGTGGTGTTTATGGACAAAACCACCAACGCGCCCGTCTGGCGCGAGCCGGCGTTTTTGGGCACGCAAATTTATGCGGCTTCCACCCTGCCCGGCGGCATGACCGAGGTACAGGCGCGGGACGTGGTGTTTGAAAAACTCTCCAAAGACATCGTCAAACGCACGGTGGAAGGGTTTGGCTCGGTGATGAGCGAAAACAAAAAGAAAGTGATGAACAACCCGGAATATACCACCATTACCCAATAACATATGTCCAAAATCTCCGCGGAAAAATTAAACACCGAACTTGCCAAAAATACCGTTTCCCCCGTCTATTTGCTGACGGGGGAAGACGTCTATCGCAAGAATTTGGCCATTCAAAAA
The window above is part of the Elusimicrobium sp. An273 genome. Proteins encoded here:
- a CDS encoding LPS assembly lipoprotein LptE, with product MKKFLSVLCAAAALAACASEGAVYKPQAQIMPQHIKKIAVRQILNKTEVFALEDKFYNELYDEFLRDGSYQIVSENNGAEGVVVTTISRYLNVPIQYDSQLIPTVYRMDIWLDVVFMDKTTNAPVWREPAFLGTQIYAASTLPGGMTEVQARDVVFEKLSKDIVKRTVEGFGSVMSENKKKVMNNPEYTTITQ